The nucleotide window CAGAACCGTCCCAACCCCTTCAGCAACACCTCCGTTGTTCAGGTTACCCTTGAACAGCAGGCTGATGTTACCCTTGAGGTAATTAATCTGATGGGTCAGAAGGTTTATGTAGTAAATATGGGCACCCTGAATGCCGGTTCGCATCCAATCACCATCGATGCTACCGGACTTGATTCAGGTGTTTATTTCTACACCGTTAGGTCTGGAAACAGCTCCGTTACACGGAAAATGATTGTGGAATAATAACTGAATAATATTCTGCTTGCAAAAAGGCTGTCCTCAGGACAGCCTTTTTG belongs to Bacteroidota bacterium and includes:
- a CDS encoding T9SS type A sorting domain-containing protein produces the protein QNRPNPFSNTSVVQVTLEQQADVTLEVINLMGQKVYVVNMGTLNAGSHPITIDATGLDSGVYFYTVRSGNSSVTRKMIVE